A stretch of Lepisosteus oculatus isolate fLepOcu1 chromosome 11, fLepOcu1.hap2, whole genome shotgun sequence DNA encodes these proteins:
- the gja4 gene encoding gap junction protein alpha 4, protein MSRADWSFLEHFLEEGQQHSTAVGKVWLTVLFLFRVLVLGTAAESAWDDEQSDFVCNTKQPGCESVCYDKSFPISHFRYFVLQIIFVSAPTIFYFGYVALRSRRDKKRGRQEGPGEEGGGAERVEEEKTGGKERLVQESPSLRGALLWAYAISTLVKLVTEVGFSLGLWYLYGFTISARYVCERSPCPHKVDCFVSRPTEKTIFTIYMQVVSAVSVLLNVLELLHLLRKGIVLRLEDMYRLKDERLVEIAMTPRLGSPQGSSPLHPEKGYMYLPLDNEVPSSTRLPQPCQSNNVLGIGSADWEGQADPKSTAPVQHELPSYNCVVTMKPSTPRPSQSSGKKPGSRSSKGSKGKKGQYV, encoded by the coding sequence ATGTCCAGGGCCGACTGGAGCTTCCTGGAGCACTTCCTGGAGGAGGGACAGCAGCACTCGACGGCCGTGGGCAAGGTGTGGCTGACGGTACTCTTCCTGTTCCGGGTCCTGGTGCTGGGCACGGCGGCCGAGTCCGCCTGGGACGACGAGCAGTCCGACTTCGTCTGCAACACCAAGCAGCCCGGCTGCGAGTCCGTCTGCTACGACAAGTCCTTCCCCATCTCGCACTTCCGCTACTTCGTGCTGCAGATCATCTTCGTCTCCGCGCCCACCATCTTCTACTTCGGCTACGTGGCGCTGCGGTCCAGGCGGGACAAGAAGAGGGGCCGGCAGGAGGGGCCGGGGGAAGAGGGCGGCGGAGCAGAGCGGGTCGAGGAAGAGAAGACTGGGGGGAAGGAGAGGCTGGTGCAGGAGTCCCCCTCCCTGAGAGGTGCCTTACTCTGGGCGTATGCCATCAGCACCTTGGTCAAATTGGTCACGGAGGTGGGGTTCTCCTTAGGGCTGTGGTACCTGTACGGCTTCACCATCAGTGCCCGCTACGTGTGTGAGCGCTCTCCGTGCCCGCACAAAGTGGACTGCTTTGTCTCCCGTCCCACCGAGAAGACGATTTTCACCATCTACATGCAGGTGGTCTCCGCCGTGTCCGTGCTGCTGAACGTGCTGGAGCTGCTGCACCTCCTGCGCAAGGGGATCGTGCTCAGGCTGGAGGACATGTACCGGCTCAAGGATGAGCGGCTGGTGGAGATAGCCATGACGCCAAGGCTGGGGTCCCCGCAGGGCTCTTCCCCGCTCCACCCAGAGAAGGGCTACATGTACCTGCCCTTGGACAACGAGGTTCCCAGCAGCACGCGTCTCCCACAGCCCTGTCAGAGCAACAACGTGCTGGGCATTGGGTCTGCGGACTGGGAGGGCCAGGCCGATCCAAAGAGCACCGCACCTGTCCAGCATGAACTCCCCAGCTACAACTGTGTGGTCACAATGAAGCCTTCCACCCCAAGGCCTTCTCAGTCCTCAGGGAAGAAGCCAGGGAGCAGGAGCTCAAAAGGCAGTAAAGGGAAAAAGGGTCAGTATGTTTAG